A window of the Oncorhynchus mykiss isolate Arlee chromosome 15, USDA_OmykA_1.1, whole genome shotgun sequence genome harbors these coding sequences:
- the LOC110490124 gene encoding transmembrane gamma-carboxyglutamic acid protein 3, with translation MAEAFVDEKDAHSLLKRFPRANSFLEEFRQGNIERECVEESCSFEEANEVFENKERTMEFWKTRSVYTVSSHEQTRDGRSEGHLYMVVPLLGVALLLLIALFLIWRCQLQKATRRRPAYTQNRYMNNRNTRSLPRILVHRDTPSHSETPLSRPTVVVSGVERVVGGSGGGSLVCAANVPQEPHSHPQNTRSALYVQDPSVSVASRLSGATPPPSYEEVTGHLESSSDEVSAPYSDPPPKYEEIVKEK, from the exons ATGGCGGAAG CGTTCGTAGATGAGAAGGATGCTCACTCTCTCCTCAAGCGCTTCCCCCGAGCCAACAGTTTCCTGGAGGAGTTCAGACAGGGTAACATCGAACGGGAGTGTGTGGAGGAGAGCTGCAGCTTCGAGGAGGCCAATGAAGTGTTCGAGAACAAAGAGAGAACA ATGGAGTTCTGGAAGACTCGCAGTGTGTACACGGTGAGCAGCCACGAGCAGACCAGGGACGGCCGTTCAGAGGGCCACCTCTACATGGTGGTTCCCCTGCTGGGCgtggctctcctcctcctcatcgccCTCTTCCTCATCTGGAGGTGCCAGCTGCAGAAGGCCACACGGCGGCGGCCAGCCTACACCCAGAACCGCTACATGAACAACCGCAACACCCGCAGCCTGCCGCGCATCCTGGTCCACCGGGACACGCCATCCCACTCCGAGACCCCCTTATCCAGGCCCACGGTGGTGGTGAGTGGGGTGGAGAGAGTAgtaggaggaagtggaggagggtCGCTGGTTTGCGCCGCAAACGTTCCCCAAGAACCTCACTCCCACCCTCAGAACACTCGCTCAGCCCTGTACGTCCAGGATCCGTCTGTGTCAGTAGCGTCGCGTCTCTCCGGTgccacacctcctccttcctacGAGGAGGTGACAGGACACCTGGAGAGCAGCAGCGACGAGGTGTCGGCGCCGTACAGCGACCCTCCGCCCAAATATGAGGAGATTGTCAAGGAGAAgtaa
- the ripply1 gene encoding protein ripply1 — protein MSTACLIVKQTPFVVAPRPQTNDRYDSLWRPWLTTKKDMQRECQRSRESCPYSRPTDSTPAAPGLFPFNGKSQSFQHPVRLFWPKSKSFDYLYSDGENLLRNFPVQATISFYEESDSEDDEEDEEWEEEMYSEEKEYLKRQSHYTSYN, from the exons ATGAGTACCGCATGTCTGATCGTCAAACAGACGCCCTTCGTTGTTGCTCCTCGTCCGCAGACAAATGACAG ATATGATTCACTATGGAGACCTTGGCTCACAACCAAGAAGGATATGCAAAGGGAATGCcagagaagcagagagtcatgt CCTTACTCCAGACCTACAGACTCCACCCCTGCAGCTCCAGGTCTCTTCCCATTCAATGGGAAGTCCCAGTCCTTCCAGCACCCTGTCAG ACTTTTCTGGCCCAAGTCCAAGTCGTTTGACTACCTGTACAGCGACGGCGAGAATCTCCTGAGGAACTTCCCTGTCCAGGCCACCATCAGCTTCTACGAGGAGTCAGACAGCGAGGAtgacgaggaggacgaggagtgGGAAGAAGAAATGTACAGCGAGGAAAAGGAGTACCTCAAGCGTCAGTCCCACTACACCAGCTACAACTGA